Proteins from a genomic interval of Streptomyces fodineus:
- a CDS encoding PP2C family protein-serine/threonine phosphatase, producing MLPVLPALLLFIGLFVGLFTPRDVRPDAFLATAMISAAALLPLWGTVLIGVGACAIFVGLMVDFNDLGDATAYSELATLAAIAAFAVFFNRLLGRRAHQLVLVRSVAETAQLAVLHPVPRHLGHVTLESLYLAAAAEARIGGDLYEAMHTPHGVRLLIGDVRGKGLLAIQTAATLLSAFREAAHDAPDLPHLARRLETSMSRHASQYPGLPGSEIAERFITALLAEIPDDEPVVRTVTCGHPPPLLLHRGEVRELQPSAPSPPLNLGMLVGDGYHVDLAPFHPGDQLLLYTDGVTETRDRSGAFYPLTERIRSWSGEAPHHLLDHLHRDLIAYSGGELDDDIAALVARRRPSL from the coding sequence TTGCTGCCCGTACTGCCTGCTCTGCTGCTGTTCATCGGCCTGTTCGTCGGCCTCTTCACACCCCGTGATGTCAGGCCGGATGCCTTCCTCGCCACGGCCATGATTTCTGCCGCCGCGTTGCTGCCCCTGTGGGGGACCGTCCTCATCGGAGTGGGCGCGTGCGCCATCTTTGTCGGCCTGATGGTGGACTTCAATGATCTGGGGGATGCGACCGCCTACTCTGAGCTCGCCACCCTCGCGGCGATTGCGGCATTCGCCGTCTTCTTCAACCGCCTGCTTGGCCGACGCGCTCATCAGCTTGTCCTGGTCCGCTCAGTGGCCGAGACGGCCCAGCTGGCGGTGCTGCATCCGGTACCGCGACACCTCGGGCACGTCACGCTCGAGAGCCTGTACCTGGCCGCCGCGGCGGAAGCCCGGATCGGCGGCGACCTGTACGAGGCCATGCACACCCCGCACGGCGTACGGCTGCTTATCGGTGACGTACGCGGCAAGGGCCTGCTCGCGATCCAGACGGCCGCGACGCTGCTCAGCGCCTTCCGCGAGGCCGCCCACGACGCGCCCGACCTGCCCCACCTCGCGCGCCGCCTGGAGACGAGCATGAGCCGCCATGCTTCCCAGTACCCAGGGCTCCCGGGCTCGGAGATCGCTGAACGTTTCATCACCGCCCTCCTCGCCGAGATCCCGGACGATGAACCGGTCGTCCGGACCGTCACCTGCGGCCACCCGCCCCCGCTGCTGCTGCACCGCGGCGAGGTCCGGGAGCTGCAGCCCTCCGCTCCGTCACCGCCGCTCAACCTCGGCATGCTGGTGGGCGACGGGTACCACGTCGACCTCGCCCCCTTCCACCCCGGAGACCAGCTCTTGCTGTACACCGACGGGGTCACTGAAACTCGCGACCGCTCCGGCGCCTTCTACCCCCTCACCGAACGCATCCGCTCATGGAGCGGCGAGGCGCCCCATCACCTCCTCGACCATCTCCACCGCGACCTGATCGCCTACAGCGGCGGCGAGCTCGACGACGACATCGCTGCCCTCGTCGCCCGGCGCCGCCCGAGCCTCTGA
- a CDS encoding tetratricopeptide repeat protein: protein MDEYARKPDEESTTIVDRGAGGYGGTQSRHLVGGTWQLSLDALAGQGLPEATTVLRLLSFLAADPVPLSLLAPLARAEIAVAGLEPELSRSVWRPHCAASRPLAGRAGRDGRGCAASRRTGCCWTAWPRGLPTGSAASSVRWPYGCWRRRCPSGARRRPWRAARSSCWPRTVRVCWRRHRANGRQPLACGWCGRVYETADYGVAMVLSRAVADRAGALLGEDHPVTLDARDVVGRALFRMGHYEESEAVHRQVLARRQAMLGTRPPGHPAQLCRPAPAARPAGPGRGGRTLAASRDRGHAPGARRRFPETLYTWTSLPRSCRSSARSGNATQSWRC from the coding sequence ATGGACGAGTACGCGCGCAAACCGGACGAGGAGTCGACAACCATCGTCGACCGTGGCGCCGGCGGGTACGGCGGCACCCAGTCGCGCCATCTGGTCGGCGGCACCTGGCAGTTGTCCCTGGACGCGCTGGCGGGACAAGGACTGCCGGAGGCGACGACCGTGTTGCGTCTGCTGTCGTTCCTGGCGGCTGATCCGGTGCCGTTGAGCCTGCTGGCGCCGCTGGCCCGAGCGGAGATCGCGGTCGCCGGGCTCGAGCCGGAGCTGTCCCGGAGCGTCTGGAGGCCGCACTGCGCGGCCTCTCGACCACTCGCTGGCCGAGCTGGTCGAGACGGACGGGGGTGCGCTGCGTCAAGGCGCACGGGGTGCTGCTGGACAGCGTGGCCTCGGGGACTTCCCACCGGCAGCGCAGCGTCCTCGGTGAGGTGGCCGTACGGCTGCTGGAGGAGGCGCTGCCCGAGCGGGGCACGCAGACGCCCCTGGCGCGCCGCGCGCTCGTCCTGCTGGCCCCGCACGGTTCGCGTCTGCTGGAGACGGCACCGGGCGAACGGTCGGCAGCCCTTGGCGTGCGGCTGGTGCGGCAGGGTGTACGAGACTGCGGACTACGGCGTGGCCATGGTGCTCTCCCGGGCCGTCGCCGACCGGGCAGGGGCACTGCTGGGCGAGGACCATCCGGTGACGCTCGACGCCCGGGACGTGGTGGGCAGGGCGCTGTTCCGCATGGGCCACTACGAGGAGTCGGAGGCCGTGCACCGGCAGGTGCTCGCCCGTCGGCAGGCCATGCTCGGAACCCGACCACCCGGACACCCTGCGCAGCTGTGCCGGCCTGCACCGGCCGCTCGACCTGCTGGACCGGGACGAGGAGGCCGAACACTGGCTGCGTCGCGCGATCGAGGGCATGCGCCGGGTGCTCGGCGACGATTCCCCGAGACGCTGTACACCTGGACGTCCCTGCCGAGGTCCTGTCGCAGCTCGGCAAGGAGCGGGAATGCGACGCAGAGCTGGCGCTGCTGA